One window of Stigmatella erecta genomic DNA carries:
- a CDS encoding YopT-type cysteine protease domain-containing protein, translating to MFKLKGFSRPFRSPSVDLPRSPGPAQRPDSLPSSPRPPSRPSSAPPRLHTDQFTPQRPRTAPGSLPRSPTSPSSPRSPAAGPIQRPWQTPANIQQFGQNLETKYPGTKLTQYVGQQGHPDLQSNGGACNAITKEWVRLGSQSPSMDQASKVFGHRLDNNMPQLKAEQLQHQANAQDIKQAIQNLNQQRTVLDAEQARLEPLIEKYQRGELNPTEVQALNRDLRKFEKKSATFQRVSADITEARMDERTKVGSGLPHMNVLEGAPIDNDSIGKLHNSLEKDGFHVIHLNKTSGGDGHVMAFQKQNGQYKFMDPNTGEFQTKDPKQATNILLDHLDNAYSKFDLITVDHFNG from the coding sequence ATGTTCAAGCTCAAGGGTTTCTCGCGCCCGTTTCGCTCCCCTTCCGTAGACCTGCCGCGCAGCCCGGGTCCGGCCCAGCGGCCGGACAGCCTCCCCTCCTCGCCGCGTCCCCCCTCCCGGCCTTCTTCGGCGCCTCCCCGCCTGCACACGGATCAGTTCACGCCGCAGCGGCCGAGGACCGCCCCGGGCTCCCTGCCGCGCAGCCCCACCTCTCCCTCCTCCCCCCGCTCGCCGGCAGCGGGTCCCATCCAACGCCCCTGGCAGACCCCTGCCAACATCCAGCAGTTCGGCCAGAACCTCGAAACCAAGTATCCCGGAACCAAGCTCACGCAGTATGTGGGACAGCAGGGGCACCCGGATCTCCAGAGCAACGGCGGAGCGTGCAATGCCATCACGAAGGAGTGGGTCCGGCTCGGCTCCCAGAGCCCTTCCATGGACCAGGCCTCGAAGGTTTTCGGGCACAGGCTCGACAACAACATGCCTCAGCTGAAGGCCGAGCAGCTCCAGCATCAGGCGAATGCGCAAGACATCAAGCAGGCCATTCAAAATCTCAACCAGCAGCGCACCGTGCTCGATGCGGAGCAGGCACGGCTCGAGCCCCTGATCGAAAAGTACCAGCGTGGAGAGCTGAACCCCACGGAGGTGCAGGCCCTGAACCGGGATCTGCGCAAGTTCGAGAAGAAGTCCGCCACCTTCCAGCGGGTCTCGGCCGACATCACGGAGGCGCGGATGGATGAGCGGACGAAGGTGGGCTCCGGGTTGCCGCACATGAATGTGCTCGAAGGCGCGCCCATCGACAATGACTCGATCGGCAAACTCCACAACTCGCTCGAGAAGGATGGCTTCCACGTGATCCACCTGAACAAGACGAGCGGCGGAGATGGGCACGTCATGGCGTTCCAAAAGCAGAACGGCCAGTACAAGTTCATGGATCCCAACACGGGCGAGTTCCAGACGAAAGACCCCAAGCAGGCCACCAACATCCTGCTGGACCACCTGGATAACGCCTACTCCAAGTTCGACCTCATCACGGTCGACCATTTCAACGGGTAA
- a CDS encoding carbohydrate kinase family protein — protein MIISCGEALIDLIPSKDDGNLFRAVPGGSPFNTALALARLGAPTAFLGRISQDAFGNQLAQVLEDNGVNLRLLVRGPELTTLAFVKKVEGQASYAFYTQGTADRLLQPGDLPTLPEGAILHWGLGAVVLDGAPVAHTLEALFRQEKDRRLLSFDPNIRPPVIGAAQLPAYAKRVTEALSAFHLVKASDEDLAALFPGARLDDIAQRWLERGPSVVVVTRGGEGAAVFRQSGTRLEVPAVKLAKFGDTVGAGDSFTAGLLTQLYERGVRRGAELAALDDATLKACATFAARVAAKTCEHEGCNPPRRSELEA, from the coding sequence ATGATCATCAGCTGCGGCGAAGCACTGATCGACCTGATTCCCAGCAAGGACGACGGGAACCTCTTCCGGGCCGTGCCGGGAGGCTCGCCGTTCAACACCGCCCTGGCCCTGGCCCGGCTGGGGGCGCCCACGGCCTTTCTGGGGCGCATCTCCCAGGACGCCTTCGGCAACCAGCTCGCCCAGGTCCTGGAGGACAACGGGGTCAACCTGCGGCTGCTGGTCCGGGGACCGGAGCTGACGACGCTCGCCTTCGTCAAGAAGGTGGAGGGGCAGGCCAGCTACGCCTTCTACACGCAGGGCACCGCCGACCGGCTGCTGCAGCCCGGCGACCTGCCCACCCTTCCGGAGGGCGCCATCCTGCACTGGGGGCTGGGGGCCGTGGTGCTCGACGGGGCCCCGGTGGCCCACACCCTGGAGGCGCTGTTCCGGCAGGAGAAGGACCGGCGGCTGCTCTCGTTCGATCCGAACATCCGGCCGCCGGTCATCGGCGCCGCCCAGCTGCCCGCCTACGCGAAGCGCGTCACCGAGGCGCTCTCGGCCTTCCACCTCGTCAAGGCCAGCGACGAGGACCTGGCGGCGCTGTTCCCGGGCGCCCGGCTGGACGACATCGCCCAGCGCTGGCTGGAGCGCGGACCCTCCGTGGTGGTGGTGACACGCGGCGGAGAGGGGGCCGCGGTCTTCCGTCAGAGTGGGACGCGGCTCGAGGTGCCCGCGGTGAAGCTGGCGAAGTTCGGCGACACCGTGGGGGCGGGGGACAGCTTCACGGCCGGCCTGCTCACCCAGCTCTACGAGCGCGGCGTCCGCCGGGGCGCGGAGCTGGCCGCCCTGGATGACGCCACCTTGAAGGCTTGCGCCACCTTCGCGGCCCGCGTCGCCGCGAAGACGTGCGAGCACGAAGGTTGCAACCCGCCCCGGCGCTCGGAGCTGGAGGCATAA
- a CDS encoding MarR family winged helix-turn-helix transcriptional regulator, giving the protein MKQQAWQQANNEGLSATQGQILAALVAHGPLTGSELSERLGVTLPTISDSVRVLIEKKLLTKSPDPRHPRASLLTPTTAGEALGARARSWPEFMAAAVTGLPPEEQRAFFSGVMKMIRALQEQGLIPISQMCMTCKHFRPNVREGASPHHCAFVDAPLANEQLRLECPEHALADETVRRELWEQFTRRG; this is encoded by the coding sequence ATGAAGCAGCAGGCGTGGCAGCAGGCGAACAATGAAGGGCTGTCCGCCACCCAGGGCCAGATCCTGGCCGCGCTCGTGGCCCACGGCCCCCTCACGGGTTCGGAGCTGAGTGAGCGCCTCGGCGTCACGCTTCCGACGATCAGCGACTCGGTGCGTGTGCTCATCGAGAAAAAGCTCCTCACGAAGTCTCCCGACCCGCGCCATCCCCGCGCCAGCTTGCTCACGCCGACGACGGCGGGTGAGGCGCTCGGCGCGCGCGCTCGCTCGTGGCCCGAATTCATGGCCGCCGCCGTGACCGGCCTGCCGCCCGAGGAACAGCGCGCGTTCTTCTCGGGGGTGATGAAAATGATTCGCGCCCTTCAGGAGCAAGGGCTCATCCCCATCAGCCAGATGTGCATGACGTGCAAGCACTTCCGTCCGAACGTGAGGGAGGGCGCGTCGCCACACCATTGCGCATTCGTGGATGCACCTCTGGCGAATGAGCAGTTGCGGCTCGAATGCCCCGAGCACGCACTCGCGGACGAGACGGTCCGGCGGGAGCTCTGGGAGCAGTTCACGCGGCGAGGGTAA
- a CDS encoding tetratricopeptide repeat protein, translating into MKRKGRTPWPPELSGQLREVDRLRRGGRYAQALVQIRQLAEAHPDQLRVLLEMGLTLGIWGHAPAEALPWFDRILTMAPGHLTTRLHRALTLARLGRHAEAVADFNTVESVGHRKLILYAKRAESLRADGQNAEAERDWTQALAEDPGNAWLLQQRAQTRAQLGRLAEAIQDLTDAIASEEEDSVDPELLYERGALRDRLGDRAGARADFEAGVAGFREGDPPGLLDSLRLELQRTSPAP; encoded by the coding sequence ATGAAACGAAAGGGACGCACACCGTGGCCACCCGAGCTGTCCGGCCAGCTCCGCGAGGTGGATCGCCTGCGGCGCGGGGGGCGGTATGCGCAGGCACTCGTCCAGATCCGGCAGCTGGCGGAGGCCCACCCGGACCAGCTGCGCGTGCTGCTGGAGATGGGGCTGACGCTCGGCATCTGGGGGCATGCTCCCGCCGAGGCACTTCCCTGGTTCGATCGCATCCTGACGATGGCGCCGGGGCACCTCACCACGCGGCTCCACCGGGCGCTCACCTTGGCCCGGCTGGGCCGTCACGCGGAGGCCGTGGCGGACTTCAACACGGTGGAATCCGTGGGGCATCGCAAGCTGATTCTCTATGCCAAGCGCGCCGAGTCCCTGCGAGCGGACGGCCAGAACGCCGAGGCAGAGCGCGATTGGACCCAGGCCTTGGCCGAGGACCCTGGCAATGCCTGGTTGCTTCAGCAGCGTGCCCAGACGCGTGCGCAGCTGGGCCGGCTGGCAGAGGCCATTCAGGATCTCACCGACGCGATCGCCTCGGAGGAAGAGGACTCCGTGGACCCGGAGCTGCTTTACGAGCGGGGAGCGCTGCGCGACCGGCTGGGAGACAGGGCTGGCGCGCGCGCCGACTTCGAGGCGGGAGTCGCGGGCTTCCGTGAGGGAGACCCGCCCGGCCTCCTGGACTCGCTGCGCTTGGAACTCCAGCGCACCTCCCCGGCGCCGTAG
- a CDS encoding lactonase family protein encodes MKKTQLTRRGFLRLSGLGMAAVALPERLGFEVTPFAAPSEYFFYVGSYTSAGGEGITLCRLSMQTGSLQKVAVTRNVSEPSFLAMDRQGRYLYAVNELGSYQGMASGAVSAFSVHPTTRALTLINQQASRGSAPCFVSVDANDKFVMTANYGGGNISVFPIQSNGGLGAATDFKQFQGSGPHPNQRSPHAHQLMTNASNQYALAADLGTDRVMLYRFDAALGKLTATTPASFSTQPGAGPRHFAFHPNGSFVFVINELNSTLLSLAFDTTRGTLTQVQSVSTLPAGYTGTSYCAEVRVSPDGKFVYGSNRGHNSIAVFAVDSLGKLTLVQHVSTQGLWPRDFILDPTGTYLLVANQQSHTIVPFKRDPVSGKLTALGTSLAVTAPTSLLVAPTPA; translated from the coding sequence ATGAAGAAGACCCAACTGACTCGACGTGGATTCCTGAGGCTGTCCGGACTGGGGATGGCGGCCGTCGCGCTGCCGGAGCGTCTGGGATTCGAGGTCACGCCCTTCGCGGCCCCCTCGGAGTACTTCTTCTACGTGGGGAGCTACACCTCGGCGGGAGGGGAAGGCATCACCCTGTGCCGTTTGTCCATGCAGACGGGCAGCCTGCAGAAGGTGGCGGTGACGCGCAACGTGTCCGAGCCTTCGTTCCTGGCCATGGACCGCCAGGGCCGCTACCTCTACGCCGTCAACGAGCTGGGCTCGTACCAGGGCATGGCCAGCGGGGCCGTGAGTGCCTTCTCCGTCCATCCCACGACCCGGGCCCTGACGCTCATCAACCAGCAGGCCTCCCGCGGGAGCGCCCCCTGCTTCGTAAGCGTGGATGCGAACGACAAGTTCGTGATGACCGCCAACTACGGCGGCGGCAACATCTCCGTCTTCCCCATTCAGAGCAATGGCGGCCTGGGCGCGGCCACGGACTTCAAGCAGTTCCAGGGCTCGGGGCCCCATCCCAACCAGCGAAGTCCGCATGCCCACCAGCTCATGACGAACGCGTCCAATCAGTATGCGCTCGCCGCGGACCTGGGAACGGACCGGGTGATGCTCTACCGCTTCGACGCCGCGCTCGGAAAGCTCACCGCCACCACGCCGGCGTCGTTCTCCACGCAGCCCGGGGCAGGCCCGCGCCACTTCGCCTTCCACCCGAACGGCTCCTTCGTCTTCGTCATCAACGAGCTCAACTCGACCCTGCTGTCGCTCGCCTTCGACACCACGCGCGGCACGCTGACGCAGGTGCAGAGCGTTTCCACGCTGCCCGCCGGTTACACGGGCACCAGCTACTGCGCCGAGGTGCGGGTGAGCCCGGACGGCAAGTTCGTCTACGGCTCCAACCGCGGCCACAACAGCATCGCCGTCTTCGCCGTGGATTCCCTCGGCAAGCTGACGCTCGTGCAGCACGTGTCCACGCAAGGCCTGTGGCCCCGGGACTTCATCCTGGATCCGACGGGCACCTACCTGCTGGTGGCCAACCAGCAAAGCCACACGATCGTGCCCTTCAAGCGAGACCCCGTGAGCGGAAAGCTGACGGCGCTCGGGACGAGCCTGGCCGTGACCGCTCCCACGTCCCTGCTGGTGGCGCCTACGCCGGCCTGA
- a CDS encoding DUF5335 family protein — MAHSNQEIPRDQWASYLVGISQQEPSPWVRMESIAPDTGDQPLADRLPLQEISLETKGSDSGAVQIIVGQEGAEITHRILNPEHIFAELDEASGTLECLEIGEQGGKTLIFFEPLT; from the coding sequence ATGGCGCACAGCAACCAGGAAATCCCCCGGGACCAATGGGCAAGCTACCTCGTCGGCATCAGCCAGCAGGAGCCGAGCCCGTGGGTCCGCATGGAGTCGATTGCCCCCGACACAGGAGATCAGCCCCTGGCCGACCGCTTGCCCCTCCAGGAGATCTCCCTGGAGACCAAGGGCAGCGACTCCGGCGCGGTGCAGATCATCGTGGGCCAGGAAGGCGCGGAGATCACCCACCGCATCCTCAACCCGGAACACATCTTCGCGGAGTTGGACGAGGCGAGCGGGACGCTGGAGTGTCTGGAAATTGGAGAGCAGGGCGGCAAGACGCTCATCTTCTTCGAGCCCCTCACCTGA
- a CDS encoding protoglobin domain-containing protein, with product MSTIPGYTYATSAVAASPVTLADFEQMKASVLFGDEDVKFLRMSHDVVQDQVEAILDVWYGFVGSQPHLLASFSGKSNGQPLGDYLGAVRKRFGQWILDTARADYGQKWLDYQHEIGLRHHRVKKNKTDGAPSTELVPFRNLFALIFPVTFTLRPFLAKKGHSAEDVEKMYAAWVKSCLLQVTLWSHPYIKPGDF from the coding sequence ATGAGTACCATCCCCGGCTACACGTACGCTACCTCGGCGGTCGCGGCATCCCCCGTGACGCTCGCCGACTTCGAGCAGATGAAGGCGAGCGTTCTCTTCGGCGACGAGGACGTGAAGTTCCTCCGCATGTCGCACGACGTCGTGCAGGACCAGGTCGAGGCGATCCTCGACGTCTGGTACGGCTTCGTCGGTAGCCAGCCGCACCTCCTGGCATCGTTCAGCGGCAAATCGAATGGCCAGCCGCTGGGCGATTACCTCGGTGCGGTCCGCAAGCGCTTCGGCCAGTGGATCCTCGATACTGCACGTGCGGACTACGGTCAGAAGTGGCTCGACTACCAGCACGAGATCGGCCTCCGGCACCACCGCGTGAAGAAGAACAAGACGGACGGCGCGCCCTCGACCGAGCTCGTGCCGTTCCGCAATCTCTTCGCGCTCATTTTCCCGGTGACGTTCACGCTCCGGCCCTTCCTCGCAAAGAAGGGGCACTCCGCCGAGGACGTCGAGAAGATGTACGCGGCGTGGGTCAAGTCGTGCCTCCTTCAGGTCACGCTGTGGAGCCACCCGTACATCAAGCCCGGGGACTTTTGA